In Scatophagus argus isolate fScaArg1 chromosome 3, fScaArg1.pri, whole genome shotgun sequence, one genomic interval encodes:
- the setd5 gene encoding histone-lysine N-methyltransferase SETD5 isoform X6 — protein sequence MSIVIALGVTTPETSYSDMAAGSDPESVEASPAVNEKNYNNHSCGSAQSHGYRGLPYAMQQSSVVCCQDHNYGAPPPPTPPASPLSQTIIPRMDLNGVVRSSRYHGTTEDNSADSDSSSEEDGAVASWCHCSLTPDGIKSYDNCRKGAEGQHRKTENVSAGESSATESGDEEVSPATISYTATQHTPTSIKLTVNRVKRSKSKKRKKSTEKARGTPKGKKVKAFREGSRKSMRMKNSTTEASVLDENTAEGWESRIRQWTDQYEEALANQYSADVQTLLQFHRAANSTVSKAESGTTTPPSTTQIQASVDAMDTINRTELACNNTVLGSQMQLQLGRVTRVQKHRKILRAAKNLEPDTLIIEYRGKVMLKQQFEVNGHFFKKPYPFVLFYSKFNDVEMCVDARTFGNDARFIRRSCTPNAEVRHMIAEGMIHLCIYAISQITKDAEVTIGFDYEFNSCNYKVDCACHKGNQNCPVQKHNLSPRESLLSPPSQPPPTPLVGAETRRRKARRRELEGCLAGDSNQTLDQHQEAKELQGTSDTEERLLDDVKVEEGEEGEVDENGVTISSKRTCTSLERRRRRVGGAEIKEEGVETEDGAGNPAGNTPIPHSSAVGVSTRRTTYVMVSERNQFASSEAPSTEEKTSSPNLPAPVVPPKPPRPAKPRPKSRISRYRSSSSQRARRQRQALAQQAAAAAAAAAMSAMPSSADQGAALDEEGSQGPYGAEYGHGESSLGGQVLDGDGQALNCINRSNLRYPKTKKYLVTEWLNDKVPGGEKVHQEVPVERPLRITTDPTVLATTLNMLPGLSHSSLICTTPRHYVRFGSPFNPERRRPRPLQMDGTYGCYKKRWIKQLEGESCSASVEDGTESTSSQQSTSSRSTPNPLSTELNAPFKKRRSKYMTEPTPAPSDHLLRPLSPITPPLPEDSLQLLSITCGSLLPNGLGYSPMPSLPTSRCNTPLQFENISSPEASPVHRPESISPEPCLQTDFDIPRPQFPDLSLSSSLESPVAVTSDDFSLSGGPSGHDSQGPSSGGASSLNPVSCPSSDLTPQNREQAFRTEFNLIYACSPLNANLGNPVATDRRLSQSEGGFSPAESFHSSISVQGLLGDVGPGSMSPYGEPHYSGGYSESGTPPHTSNPPQKKKVSLLEYRKRKQGSGRDSEPAGSSSSLGSTPTRPASHYIQDSHHPHSQSQMQPPASPQSSFSSSTQGSIPQIEEVSPPEHQVSSVQSRQQDSNNQWMVPTTVERLREGQGVLERVLRSIKMERNYKRSDGSTEKESDADRYEMQAASVASPMKSPHRYSPSVYSHQSSESHRQTNSPSYLQQTSNSPFRGSYSPSSGQSFYPRLTSSHPGLSQDQPSPSYHTPTPSSDSRLPASSVHQQSGSSNVDGGHGYSSSHLKASLLNSSGLVGTPTPAPRAHGQTKIDSGAQARGSQQQASRSLKSGSPGQTALQAGSRLLSASAPTHYPQRGTSLSQFQHSPLQGPGVRTQSGSF from the exons GAAAGGAGCAGAAGGCCaacatagaaaaacagaaaatgtttcag CTGGAGAGAGTAGCGCCACTGAGAGTGGTGATGAAGAGGTGTCGCCCGCCACCATCTCTTACACGGCCACCCAGCATACGCCCACCAGCATAAAACTTACTGTCAATCGAGTCAAAAGGAGCAAGtccaaaaagaggaaaaagagtaCGGAGAAGGCCCGTGGAACACCGAAGGGCAAGAAAGTCAAG GCTTTCAGAGAGGGTTCTAGGAAATCCATGAGAATGAAG AACTCAACAACGGAGGCCAGCGTGTTGGATGAGAACACAGCAGAGGGATGGGAGAGTAGGATCCGCCAGTGGACGGACCAGTATGAGGAGGCTCTGGCCAACCAGTACAGCGCTGATGTCCAGACCCTTCTCCAGTTCCACCGCGCTGCCAATTCCACCGTCTCCAAGGCTGAGAGTGGCACCACAACACCTCCTTCCACCACACAGATCCAGGCCTCAGTCGACGCCATGGACACCATCAACCGCACTGAGCTGGCCTGTAACAACACAGTGCTGGGCTCACAGATGCAG cTCCAGTTAGGACGGGTAACACGGGTGCAGAAACACAGGAAGATCCTCCGCGCAGCCAAGAACCTGGAGCCAGACACTCTCATTATTGAATATCGGGGAAAGGTCATGCTCAAGCAACAGTTTGAAGTTAATGGGCACTTCTTCAAAAA ACCCTACCCATTTGTGCTGTTCTACTCAAAGTTTAATGATGTGGAGATGTGTGTTGATGCAAGGACCTTTGGAAATGACGCACGCTTTATCAGGAGGTCCTGCACACCCAATGCTGAG GTCCGGCATATGATTGCTGAGGGCATGATCCATCTGTGCATCTATGCCATCAGTCAAATCACAAAGGACGCCGAGGTCACCATTGGATTTGACTACGAGTTCAATAGCTG TAATTACAAAGTGGACTGTGCCTGCCATAAGGGCAACCAGAACTGCCCAGTGCAGAAACACAACCTGAGCCCCAGAGAGAGCTTACTGAGTCCCCCCTCCCAGCCACCTCCCACACCACTGGTTGGTGCCGAGACCCGGCGGAGAAAAGCCCGCAGGAGAGAGCTTGAAGGCTGCCTTGCAGGTGACAGCAACCAGACCCTGGACCAGCATCAGGAGGCCAAAGAACTACAGGGGACCAGTGACACAGag GAAAGGCTGCTGGATGATGTGAAGgtagaagagggagaggaaggagaggtggATGAAAATGGGGTCACCATCTCCAGTAAAAGa ACATGTACCAGCCTGGAACGGAGGCGCCGGAGAGTTGGAGGAGCAGAGATAAAGGAGGAGGGTGTGGAAACTGAGGACGGGGCAGGAAACCCCGCAGGCAACACCCCCATACCTCACAGCTCTGCAGTGGGGGTCAGCACACGACGCACCACCTATGTCATGGTCAGCGAGAGAAATCAGTTTGCCTcatct GAGGCACCATCTACTGAAGAAAAGACCTCATCACCCAACCTGCCCGCTCCTGTTGTTCCCCCTAAACCTCCAAGGCCTGCCAAGCCTCGACCCAAAAGTCGCATCTCTCGCTACAGATCGAGCTCATCCCAGCGTGCCCGGCGGCAACGTCAAGCCCTTgcccagcaggcagcagcagcagctgcggCTGCAGCGATGTCGGCGATGCCATCATCAGCTGATCAGGGTGCTGCTCTGGACGAAGAGGGATCCCAGGGCCCATATGGTGCTGAATATGGCCACGGAGAAAGCAGTCTGGGTGGTCAGGTACTTGATGGAGATGGCCAGGCTCTCAACTGCATTAACAGAAGCAACTTGCGCTACCCCAAGACCAAGAAG TACCTGGTCACAGAGTGGTTGAATGATAAGGTCCCTGGAGGGGAGAAAGTCCATCAAGAGGTGCCTGTTGAGCGCCCTTTGCGGATAACCACTGACCCCACGGTGCTGGCCACCACCCTCAACATGCTGCCAGGCCTCTCCCATTCATCGCTCATCTGTACAACACCCAGACACTACGTTCGCTTTGGCTCCCCCTTCAACCCAGAGAGACGGCGGCCCCGCCCACTCCAAATGGATGGCACTTATGGCTGCTACAAGAAG AGATGGATAAAGCAGCTGGAGGGTGAGAGCTGTTCAGCAAGTGTGGAGGACGGCACAGAGTCCACCTCTTCCCAGCAAAGTACCAGTAGCAGGTCCACCCCCAACCCCCTTTCCACTG AACTCAACGCACCATTTAAGAAGCGCCGCTCCAAGTACATGACAGAGCCAACACCAGCACCCTCAGACCATCTGCTTCGCCCGCTTTCACCCATCACACCACCGCTCCCAGAGGACTCCCTCCAACTGCTCTCCATCACCTGTGGCTCTCTGTTGCCCAACGGCCTGGGCTACTCACCCATGCCCTCGCTACCCACCAGCCGCTGCAACACACCGCTGCAATTTGAA AACATATCATCCCCTGAGGCATCTCCTGTCCACCGGCCGGAGTCCATCTCTCCTGAG CCATGTCTTCAGACAGACTTTGACATCCCACGGCCTCAGTTCCCAGACCTGTCACTCAGCTCCAGCTTGGAGAGCCCTGTGGCTGTGACCTCAGATGACTTTTCCCTTTCTGGAGGCCCTTCAGGCCATGACTCCCAGGGCCCTTCATCTGGAGGGGCCAGTTCCCTAAACCCAGTGTCCTGTCCTTCCTCAGACCTAACCCCCCAAAACAGGGAACAGGCCTTTAGGACAGAGTTCAATCTCATATATGCCTGCTCCCCTCTCAACGCAAACCTGGGGAACCCTGTGGCTACCGATCGCCGTCTCTCCCAGTCAGAGGGTGGCTTCTCCCCGGCAGAGTCCTTCCACAGTTCCATAAGCGTCCAGGGGCTGCTGGGAGATGTAGGCCCTGGCTCCATGTCACCCTACGGCGAACCTCATTATAGTGGAGGCTACTCAGAGAGTGGCACACCTCCTCACACCAGCAACCCACCACAAAAAAAGAAG gtGTCTTTGCTGGAGTACCGCAAGAGGAAGCAGGGCAGCGGTCGTGACTCTGAGCCAGCCGGGAGCAGCTCGTCTCTGGGCAGCACCCCCACCCGGCCCGCCTCCCACTACATCCAGGACTCCCATCATCCCCATTCCCAGTCGCAGATGCAGCCTCCGGCTTCCCCACAGAGCTCCTTCTCTTCCTCGACACAGGGCTCCATTCCACAGATAGAGGAGGTCAGTCCTCCAGAGCACCAGGTCTCGTCAGTGCAGTccagacagcaggacagcaaCAACCAGTG gaTGGTCCCGACTACTGTTGAACGTCTAAGGGAAGGTCAGGGGGTTCTGGAGCGAGTGCTAAGAAGCATCAAGATGGAGCGGAATTACAAGAGAAGTGATGGCTCTACAGAGAAGGAATCTG atgCAGATCGATATGAGATGCAGGCAGCGTCCGTGGCTTCTCCCATGAAGAGTCCACACAGATACAGTCCCTCTGTGTACTCACACCAG TCATCAGAAAGCCACCGGCAGACCAACAGCCCCTCGTACCTCCAGCAAACCTCAAACTCTCCATTCCGGGGTTCCTACAGTCCCTCATCAGGCCAGAGCTTCTACCCACGTCTCACCTCCTCTCACCCAGGACTGTCTCAGGACCAGCCTTCGCCCTCCTatcacacccccaccccctcgtCAGACTCCAGGCTGCCGGCGAGCTCCGTGCACCAGCAAAGTGGCAGCAGTAACGTGGACGGAGGCCACGgctacagcagcagccactTAAAAGCGAGCCTTTTGAACAGCAGTGGCCTAGTGGGGACTCCTACCCCGGCACCCAGGGCCCACGGGCAGACTAAAATAGACTCAGGTGCCCAGGCCAGAGGGAGTCAACAGCAGGCATCTCGCAGCCTGAAGTCGGGCAGCCCGGGCCAGACGGCGCTACAGGCTGGCTCCAGGCTGCTGTCGGCTTCGGCGCCGACACACTACCCGCAGCGAGGGACAAGCCTCAGTCAGTTCCAGCACTCCCCCCTCCAGGGACCCGGAGTAAGGACACAGTCAGGAAGCTTTTAG
- the setd5 gene encoding histone-lysine N-methyltransferase SETD5 isoform X5 produces MSIVIALGVTTPETSYSDMAAGSDPESVEASPAVNEKNYNNHSCGSAQSHGYRGLPYAMQQSSVVCCQDHNYGAPPPPTPPASPLSQTIIPRMDLNGVVRSSRYHGTTEDNSADSDSSSEEDGAVASWCHCSLTPDGIKSYDNCRKGAEGQHRKTENVSAGESSATESGDEEVSPATISYTATQHTPTSIKLTVNRVKRSKSKKRKKSTEKARGTPKGKKVKAFREGSRKSMRMKNSTTEASVLDENTAEGWESRIRQWTDQYEEALANQYSADVQTLLQFHRAANSTVSKAESGTTTPPSTTQIQASVDAMDTINRTELACNNTVLGSQMQLQLGRVTRVQKHRKILRAAKNLEPDTLIIEYRGKVMLKQQFEVNGHFFKKPYPFVLFYSKFNDVEMCVDARTFGNDARFIRRSCTPNAEVRHMIAEGMIHLCIYAISQITKDAEVTIGFDYEFNSCNYKVDCACHKGNQNCPVQKHNLSPRESLLSPPSQPPPTPLVGAETRRRKARRRELEGCLAGDSNQTLDQHQEAKELQGTSDTETCTSLERRRRRVGGAEIKEEGVETEDGAGNPAGNTPIPHSSAVGVSTRRTTYVMVSERNQFASSEAPSTEEKTSSPNLPAPVVPPKPPRPAKPRPKSRISRYRSSSSQRARRQRQALAQQAAAAAAAAAMSAMPSSADQGAALDEEGSQGPYGAEYGHGESSLGGQVLDGDGQALNCINRSNLRYPKTKKYLVTEWLNDKVPGGEKVHQEVPVERPLRITTDPTVLATTLNMLPGLSHSSLICTTPRHYVRFGSPFNPERRRPRPLQMDGTYGCYKKRWIKQLEGESCSASVEDGTESTSSQQSTSSRSTPNPLSTELNAPFKKRRSKYMTEPTPAPSDHLLRPLSPITPPLPEDSLQLLSITCGSLLPNGLGYSPMPSLPTSRCNTPLQFENISSPEASPVHRPESISPEPCLQTDFDIPRPQFPDLSLSSSLESPVAVTSDDFSLSGGPSGHDSQGPSSGGASSLNPVSCPSSDLTPQNREQAFRTEFNLIYACSPLNANLGNPVATDRRLSQSEGGFSPAESFHSSISVQGLLGDVGPGSMSPYGEPHYSGGYSESGTPPHTSNPPQKKKRANQHTISLLTGKPDYQAIDVRSEYKPVQNMVSLLEYRKRKQGSGRDSEPAGSSSSLGSTPTRPASHYIQDSHHPHSQSQMQPPASPQSSFSSSTQGSIPQIEEVSPPEHQVSSVQSRQQDSNNQWMVPTTVERLREGQGVLERVLRSIKMERNYKRSDGSTEKESDADRYEMQAASVASPMKSPHRYSPSVYSHQSSESHRQTNSPSYLQQTSNSPFRGSYSPSSGQSFYPRLTSSHPGLSQDQPSPSYHTPTPSSDSRLPASSVHQQSGSSNVDGGHGYSSSHLKASLLNSSGLVGTPTPAPRAHGQTKIDSGAQARGSQQQASRSLKSGSPGQTALQAGSRLLSASAPTHYPQRGTSLSQFQHSPLQGPGVRTQSGSF; encoded by the exons GAAAGGAGCAGAAGGCCaacatagaaaaacagaaaatgtttcag CTGGAGAGAGTAGCGCCACTGAGAGTGGTGATGAAGAGGTGTCGCCCGCCACCATCTCTTACACGGCCACCCAGCATACGCCCACCAGCATAAAACTTACTGTCAATCGAGTCAAAAGGAGCAAGtccaaaaagaggaaaaagagtaCGGAGAAGGCCCGTGGAACACCGAAGGGCAAGAAAGTCAAG GCTTTCAGAGAGGGTTCTAGGAAATCCATGAGAATGAAG AACTCAACAACGGAGGCCAGCGTGTTGGATGAGAACACAGCAGAGGGATGGGAGAGTAGGATCCGCCAGTGGACGGACCAGTATGAGGAGGCTCTGGCCAACCAGTACAGCGCTGATGTCCAGACCCTTCTCCAGTTCCACCGCGCTGCCAATTCCACCGTCTCCAAGGCTGAGAGTGGCACCACAACACCTCCTTCCACCACACAGATCCAGGCCTCAGTCGACGCCATGGACACCATCAACCGCACTGAGCTGGCCTGTAACAACACAGTGCTGGGCTCACAGATGCAG cTCCAGTTAGGACGGGTAACACGGGTGCAGAAACACAGGAAGATCCTCCGCGCAGCCAAGAACCTGGAGCCAGACACTCTCATTATTGAATATCGGGGAAAGGTCATGCTCAAGCAACAGTTTGAAGTTAATGGGCACTTCTTCAAAAA ACCCTACCCATTTGTGCTGTTCTACTCAAAGTTTAATGATGTGGAGATGTGTGTTGATGCAAGGACCTTTGGAAATGACGCACGCTTTATCAGGAGGTCCTGCACACCCAATGCTGAG GTCCGGCATATGATTGCTGAGGGCATGATCCATCTGTGCATCTATGCCATCAGTCAAATCACAAAGGACGCCGAGGTCACCATTGGATTTGACTACGAGTTCAATAGCTG TAATTACAAAGTGGACTGTGCCTGCCATAAGGGCAACCAGAACTGCCCAGTGCAGAAACACAACCTGAGCCCCAGAGAGAGCTTACTGAGTCCCCCCTCCCAGCCACCTCCCACACCACTGGTTGGTGCCGAGACCCGGCGGAGAAAAGCCCGCAGGAGAGAGCTTGAAGGCTGCCTTGCAGGTGACAGCAACCAGACCCTGGACCAGCATCAGGAGGCCAAAGAACTACAGGGGACCAGTGACACAGag ACATGTACCAGCCTGGAACGGAGGCGCCGGAGAGTTGGAGGAGCAGAGATAAAGGAGGAGGGTGTGGAAACTGAGGACGGGGCAGGAAACCCCGCAGGCAACACCCCCATACCTCACAGCTCTGCAGTGGGGGTCAGCACACGACGCACCACCTATGTCATGGTCAGCGAGAGAAATCAGTTTGCCTcatct GAGGCACCATCTACTGAAGAAAAGACCTCATCACCCAACCTGCCCGCTCCTGTTGTTCCCCCTAAACCTCCAAGGCCTGCCAAGCCTCGACCCAAAAGTCGCATCTCTCGCTACAGATCGAGCTCATCCCAGCGTGCCCGGCGGCAACGTCAAGCCCTTgcccagcaggcagcagcagcagctgcggCTGCAGCGATGTCGGCGATGCCATCATCAGCTGATCAGGGTGCTGCTCTGGACGAAGAGGGATCCCAGGGCCCATATGGTGCTGAATATGGCCACGGAGAAAGCAGTCTGGGTGGTCAGGTACTTGATGGAGATGGCCAGGCTCTCAACTGCATTAACAGAAGCAACTTGCGCTACCCCAAGACCAAGAAG TACCTGGTCACAGAGTGGTTGAATGATAAGGTCCCTGGAGGGGAGAAAGTCCATCAAGAGGTGCCTGTTGAGCGCCCTTTGCGGATAACCACTGACCCCACGGTGCTGGCCACCACCCTCAACATGCTGCCAGGCCTCTCCCATTCATCGCTCATCTGTACAACACCCAGACACTACGTTCGCTTTGGCTCCCCCTTCAACCCAGAGAGACGGCGGCCCCGCCCACTCCAAATGGATGGCACTTATGGCTGCTACAAGAAG AGATGGATAAAGCAGCTGGAGGGTGAGAGCTGTTCAGCAAGTGTGGAGGACGGCACAGAGTCCACCTCTTCCCAGCAAAGTACCAGTAGCAGGTCCACCCCCAACCCCCTTTCCACTG AACTCAACGCACCATTTAAGAAGCGCCGCTCCAAGTACATGACAGAGCCAACACCAGCACCCTCAGACCATCTGCTTCGCCCGCTTTCACCCATCACACCACCGCTCCCAGAGGACTCCCTCCAACTGCTCTCCATCACCTGTGGCTCTCTGTTGCCCAACGGCCTGGGCTACTCACCCATGCCCTCGCTACCCACCAGCCGCTGCAACACACCGCTGCAATTTGAA AACATATCATCCCCTGAGGCATCTCCTGTCCACCGGCCGGAGTCCATCTCTCCTGAG CCATGTCTTCAGACAGACTTTGACATCCCACGGCCTCAGTTCCCAGACCTGTCACTCAGCTCCAGCTTGGAGAGCCCTGTGGCTGTGACCTCAGATGACTTTTCCCTTTCTGGAGGCCCTTCAGGCCATGACTCCCAGGGCCCTTCATCTGGAGGGGCCAGTTCCCTAAACCCAGTGTCCTGTCCTTCCTCAGACCTAACCCCCCAAAACAGGGAACAGGCCTTTAGGACAGAGTTCAATCTCATATATGCCTGCTCCCCTCTCAACGCAAACCTGGGGAACCCTGTGGCTACCGATCGCCGTCTCTCCCAGTCAGAGGGTGGCTTCTCCCCGGCAGAGTCCTTCCACAGTTCCATAAGCGTCCAGGGGCTGCTGGGAGATGTAGGCCCTGGCTCCATGTCACCCTACGGCGAACCTCATTATAGTGGAGGCTACTCAGAGAGTGGCACACCTCCTCACACCAGCAACCCACCACAAAAAAAGAAG AGGGCCAACCAGCATACCATTAGTCTGCTGACAGGGAAGCCAGATTACCAGGCTATAGATGTAAGAAGTGAATACAAGCCAGTACAAAATATG gtGTCTTTGCTGGAGTACCGCAAGAGGAAGCAGGGCAGCGGTCGTGACTCTGAGCCAGCCGGGAGCAGCTCGTCTCTGGGCAGCACCCCCACCCGGCCCGCCTCCCACTACATCCAGGACTCCCATCATCCCCATTCCCAGTCGCAGATGCAGCCTCCGGCTTCCCCACAGAGCTCCTTCTCTTCCTCGACACAGGGCTCCATTCCACAGATAGAGGAGGTCAGTCCTCCAGAGCACCAGGTCTCGTCAGTGCAGTccagacagcaggacagcaaCAACCAGTG gaTGGTCCCGACTACTGTTGAACGTCTAAGGGAAGGTCAGGGGGTTCTGGAGCGAGTGCTAAGAAGCATCAAGATGGAGCGGAATTACAAGAGAAGTGATGGCTCTACAGAGAAGGAATCTG atgCAGATCGATATGAGATGCAGGCAGCGTCCGTGGCTTCTCCCATGAAGAGTCCACACAGATACAGTCCCTCTGTGTACTCACACCAG TCATCAGAAAGCCACCGGCAGACCAACAGCCCCTCGTACCTCCAGCAAACCTCAAACTCTCCATTCCGGGGTTCCTACAGTCCCTCATCAGGCCAGAGCTTCTACCCACGTCTCACCTCCTCTCACCCAGGACTGTCTCAGGACCAGCCTTCGCCCTCCTatcacacccccaccccctcgtCAGACTCCAGGCTGCCGGCGAGCTCCGTGCACCAGCAAAGTGGCAGCAGTAACGTGGACGGAGGCCACGgctacagcagcagccactTAAAAGCGAGCCTTTTGAACAGCAGTGGCCTAGTGGGGACTCCTACCCCGGCACCCAGGGCCCACGGGCAGACTAAAATAGACTCAGGTGCCCAGGCCAGAGGGAGTCAACAGCAGGCATCTCGCAGCCTGAAGTCGGGCAGCCCGGGCCAGACGGCGCTACAGGCTGGCTCCAGGCTGCTGTCGGCTTCGGCGCCGACACACTACCCGCAGCGAGGGACAAGCCTCAGTCAGTTCCAGCACTCCCCCCTCCAGGGACCCGGAGTAAGGACACAGTCAGGAAGCTTTTAG